From Pirellulales bacterium:
TTTCGTAATTGGAAGCGTTCGATTCATCGTCGTAGTTTGCGTCGCGTTGCAAGGGACGGCAACCCGCGCCAAAGGCGACTCGCGGCGACGCTCTCGTTTGAACCCCTCGAGGACCGCTCGCTTTTAAGCGTGGTGCCCGCGGGCGCCGAGTTTCAGGTCAACACCTATACCGCGGGCAATCAATACATACCAAGGGTGGCGATGGACCCCGCCGGCGATTCCGTGGTCACTTGGGCCAGTTTCGGCCAGGATGGCAGCGGCTACGGGGTCTACGCGCAACGGTACAACGCCGCGGGCACCGCGGAGGGAAGCGAGTTCCGCGTCAACACCCATACGGCGGCCAACCAAACGTTTCCCTCGGTGGCGATGGATGCGGCGGGCGACTTCGTGATTGCCTGGGCCAGCTATAACCAGGACGGCAGCGGCTACGGAATCTATGCCCAGCGGTACAACGCCGCCGGCGCGGCTCAAGGAGGCGAGTTCCACGTCAGCACCACCACCGCCGGCGACCAGTCGTTCCCCACCGTTGCAATGGATGCAGCCGGCGACTTCGTGGTCGCGTGGGACAGCGACCAGGGCGGCAGCACCTACGGGATCTATGCCCAGCGTTACAACGCGGCCGGCGCGGCCGAAGGGAGCCAATTCCAGGTCAACACCTACAACGCGGGTAACACGACGTTTCCCACGATCGGCATGGACGCGGCGGGCGACTTCGTGATCGCCTGGAACGCCGACGGCGAGGACGGCAGCGGCTACGGGATTTATGCCCAACGCTACAACGCCGCCGGCACGGCCCAGGGGAGCGAATTCCGGGTCAATACGTACACCAAGGGCGACCAGATCTATCCGACGGTAGGCATGGACAGTGCCGGCGACTTCGTGGTCGGGTGGGAGAGCGGCGGGCAGGACGGCAGCGGCTATGGGATTTATGCCCAACGCTACAACGCCGCCGGCGCGGCCCAAGGGAGCGAATTCCAGGTCAATACGTACACCGCCGGTGATCAACAACAGCCGTCGCTGGCGATCGACGCCCACGGCGACTTCCTGATTGCCTGGGAAAGCCCGCAGGACGGCAGCCCCGGCAGCGTCTATGCCCAGCAGTACTCCGCCGCCGGCGCTCCTGTGGGAGGCGAATTCAAGGTCAATACTTATGCCGCGGGCGCCCAGAAACAGCCCACTGTGGCGCTGGATGCGAACGGCGACGCGGTGATCGCATGGGAAAGCGACGGCGCGCAGGATGGCAGCGGCTACGGTATTTACGCTCAGCGGTACACCTCGCAGCCCACGGCCGTGCCCGACACATTCGTGCTCAGCCAGAGCGCGACGAGCAACGGCTCGGGGCCGACGAGTGTCTTGGCCAACGATGTACCGATCAACAATCAGCCGCTGACTGCGACGCTGGTCACGGGCACAGCCCACGGCCAGTTCACGCTGAATTCCGATGGCTCGTTCAGCTACACGCCGAACTCCACGTTCCAGGGCAGCGATAGCTTCGCGTATCAGGTGAGCGAGGGCACCCGAGTCGGCAACAAGGTCGCCGACACGCTCCTCTCATACAATGCCAGCCTGGTCGACAAGCTCTACCACCAAGTGCTTCATCGCTCGGCGGAAGACGCGGGCTTGACTTATTGGACCTCCCTGCTCAATGCCGGAGACAGCCTGGATGTCGTGGCTGAGGGCATCTTCAACAGTCCCGAACGGCTCGATCCATTGATCACGCAGTACTACGAGCAGTACTTGCTGCGCGGGCCCGATCCGGGCGGGCTGAGCTTCTGGGTCGCCGACTGGCAGGCCACCGGGGATCCCGCGAATGTCCAAGTGGGCATTCTCGATTCCCAGGAATTCTTCAATGACGCGGGAGACACCAACGACGGCTTCGTCACGTTACTCTACCAGCGGGTCCTGGGACGTGCGCCCGATGCCGCCGGATTGGGCTACTGGACTGGGCTTCTCGACTCCGGGATGCTGACGCGGTCCCAGGTCGCCGCCGGCTTCGAGTCGAGCGCAGAGCAGCACGCCCTGGTGGTCGACTTCCTGTTCGGCGAGTATTTCCTGGACGTGACACCCCCGGACCCGACGCCCTACATTGACGAGTTGAACGCCGGGGTAACGCAGACGCAGGTGGAACTGAACATCATCAACTCGCCGGCTTACGCCAACAACCCGCCCGAGCCGGCGGCGGGGACGGTCGGCCTCGCGCTGTATGAGCATGTTAACTATTGAACTCGCCAAACCGGGGCCTCTGCCGGCGGGCCTCGCCAGCGAGTTGCAGTGCTTGGCAAAGAAGGATCGCGATAGGGCCGCTGATTTCGCGGAGGACCAACGGCGAGGCCGGATTGGATTGTTGCTCCGCCAGGCAGGTGGCGGTCGTGTTCTTGGCCAACGTCGGGGTGGTCGCCTGCGGATCGCCGCAGTTGCCGCCGCCACCCACGGTCGGCGGCGGCGGGGAGTGGAGCTGCCGCCGGCCAGGTGACGCGACGGGACCAGAACTCTCACGAGTTCTGCTACGCGGTTGGTCACCCGTCAGAGACGACGGCCAGTTGGTCGCGGACGACGGGGCGGACGATGGCCCACAGGCCGAGCGGATCGACAAGCTCGCGCTCGTTGAAGGCGATTCATCGCTGCGCACGGATGGGGCCTGTCGGCGCGTTGACGAAGTACGAGAAATCGGAGGGACTCGCGGCCGCGGAGGACGAGGATGCGCTTGCGACGACATCGGCGGCACCGTGGTCGAAGGCAGTTGGCCTTCTGGCGGAGGTAACAAGAATCTGTGGCCGCAAGCGCAGATCACGGCCTTGCCGACGCGCCGTTTTTCGCGTCTGTAACTGCATCCGCACTTGGGGCACTCAAATTGATCCGACACTAATGAAGTTTATCCCCTTTTCCCGGTCCTCAAACAAACGGATTTACGATGGTCAATCCGTCGTAGTCGGTTCCCGAATCCATGTCCTCCGAAAAAAGCGTGGTCACCCCGGCTTCCTTGCAGGCGGCCAATAACATGCTGTCCCAATGGGAGAGACTGAAACGCGCGTGCAAATCAAAGCCAGCCTCGAACATCTTGGCCGTCGGAATCTTAAGCGGGAGCAGCGCGAAAGCGTCGCGAAAGTGCGCCTCCACGTCGGCGCTCGTGATCCGGCCCGCCGACTCCCACTTGCGCAAGCCGTTCAACAGCTCTCCGGCCACCTGCCACAGCAGCACCGTCTCCACCGGCGGCTGAACCAGCCGGGCGATCAGCCCTTGGGCTTTCTGTCTGTTTGGCCGGCTCGCTGTCGTCCAGCCCGTAGATGAAAACGTTGGTATCAACGGCGTTCATCCAATTCGTCTCGAGTGAAGCGTTTCCCCCCGCCATGAATCGGGCGCTCGCGAAGTCGAGCCTTGAGCGATTCCCACGCAGCGGCTGCTCCTTCTTGCGACCACGGTTCAATCGGCTCAACCGTCAATTTCACGCGCGTCTGATCCGCCAGCGGCAGCGGTTGATCCGGCTTAAGCATGCCGTTGACAAACGTTGCGGTAACCTGCGTTGTCATGTTTTCTTCCCTTTCGGCGGAGCCTTCGCACACGTACGAGACTCACTCAGTTCAAGCATCGGCATCTCGAGGCACCTCTGAATCCGCCTCGAACGGTGCTTCCATCTTACGCCGTCAGCCGACGACCTGCGAGACCGCGCGGCATTGCCACGGTTCGGTCTTCCATGCCTTTGAGGATACCGCGGCAGCACAGGGGCCAAAAAACCGGCCTTCGCCTGTTGGGTCGGGTTCGCTAGACTTCGGCAATGGAAAGGAAGCGGAGCCGACTTGCCGCGGTCATCTTGACGGCCGTTGCCACCCTGCTGATCGGCTACCCGCTCAGCATTGCGCCGGTGGCATTTCTTGCTCAGGCTCTTCCTGACCCAATGCACAGATGGGTGGTCGAGTGGTGGAACTGCGGCACCCGCCTAGCGGGCTGGATATCGATGCGGATACCAGCCTTGGGGCCGTAAGCCGGCTTCCACTTGGAGGTAAAAAAGGGGTCGGGAGTCGTAAAGACGTTTTGCCGTTCCAACTCCCGGCCCCTTCCAGCCTGACAGGTCGTCAGGCTGGAAAAGTCTGACCTACAGAGCGGGGCGTTTTCGCGCCGCACTATTTTTCCGTTGGCAGAAAATGGCGGACGAAGTCGTGGAAGTGGTCGATCAGGCGTCGAAGGCAGTCGCGCATGCGGTCGGTATGCTGATTGGCGCCGCCGCAGGCGGCGGTCAGGGCGTCCAAGCGCAGCAGGAGCTTATCGAGCTCGCGCGCGAAGCCGTTGGCTTCACTTTGAATTCGTCGCCGCGCTGACCGTGCGCCGTCCTTCTCGCCCGAATCCGCCGCCTCGGGATTTCCGCCGCCTTCCAGTTCGGCGGCCTGCCGCAAGGTGCGGGCGCGGCCCTGGCGCGCGGCTTCGAGCGCTCGGCGTTGATCCTCTTTGGGACGATTGGCGACGGCGGCCGCGTCGCTGACCGCCACGTCTCCCGCTTCGACGGCGGCGATCACCTGCTCGTCGGCCGATTTCAGCACGCGCGAGGCGGTGAACACCGAGCGCTCGGAAACGTTGAGCAGTTCGGCGGCTTTGGCGGCGGCGCGCCCCGGCTGCTGCAAATTTGCAGCAGCCGTGATTTCCCGAGATTTTTCGACGGCAACCCCTTCGGCAGCGGGGGTTTTTCGCTGGTGGCCAAACTGCCCCGCGCGCTCGCGCGCGGCCGCTTCCTCTTCGAACATCGCTTTGGCACGCGCGGCGATGACGGCCCGCTGGCCCTCGTTCAGGTGCCGGCGGTGCAGATTGCGCGAAAGGACGAATGCCAGCGGCGAGCCGACGCCGTCCCATTCGACGAAGCGCGGCTCGACCTTCGTGATCTCGCACGCGCGGAGGCGGTTGCGGCCGTCGAGCACGAGTCCCTGACAGATGACAATCGGTTCGCGCAGGCCGTGTTCGCTGATATCTTCGACGAGCAGGCCGAACTCCGGGCCCCTCATGAGCGGAAACAGCTCCGCCGCCGGATGCACGCCGAGGGCCCGGGCGGGCTCGCCCGGCGCCATCACGATGGGTTTCGAAACATCGGCGGGTGACGAGACGTTGGTTGCAGGGTTCATACAGGTCTCCTTGAGTTAGGGGTGGGGAGTAATGAGGCCAGCCGCGCGCGCAAAGGCGCGGATGGGACACTCGTGTTCAAGAACTCGACCGCGAGAGATTTGGTCTAGGCGTCACTCGACGGCGTGACGCGACCGGCAGGCGCCTGCCTGACGTGGTGGAAAACAACGTTCATTTGACCCGCTGCGGGCTTTCACCGCGAGAGCGGGCAATCGCGGCCGCGCTGTTCGCACCGGCCGACGATAAGTGTACATAAATGCGTTATCGTTGTCAAGTCTTTGCTAGCACAAAATGTTGGGGGTGAGTTACACGCGGCTACAAGATGTTGTGGTCGGAAGAAAAAAGCGATAAGAGAAAGGAAAGCGGCCCTTGAATTGCCGCTTTGCGGCGAGGAAGGTATGCTCGCCATTGGTCAGCTCAGGGCCAGGCGGCCAGGTCGCGACACCCAGCCAAGTGGCAACGCGACGCGAAACCCGCCCGTTAGACGCCCGAGCTAAGCGATTTCCTTGAACTGGATGTCGTGCAGCCGGCCGTAGAGCGAGCAGCGGCGCAAGAGTTCGTCGTGCGAGCCGACGTCGAGAATTCGCCCGGCTTCCATGACCACGATCCGGTCGGCCAGGGCCAGCGTTCCCATGCGGTGCGTGACGATCACCGTCGTGCGATTGCGGATGAACTGTTCCAGCACCTGCTGGATCACCTGCTCGCTTTCCAGATCGACCTGGCTGGTCGCCTCGTCGAGAATCAACACCGGCGGGTCGCGCAAGATGGCACGGGCCAGGGCGATTCGCTGCCGCTGCCCGCCGGAAAGGACATTGCCGCGCTGCCCGACGATGGTTTGATAGCCGTGCTCCAGTTTCTCTTCGATGAAACGATGGGCGTGCGCGCGTTGGGCCGCCCGCAGCACGTCGTCGCGCGTGGCCCAGGGACTGCCGTAGCGGATGTTGGCCAGCACCGTGTCGTCGAAGAGCAGCGTTTCTTGCGTCACCAGGCCGATCTGGCCGCGCAAGTCGCGCAGACGCACGTCGCGCAAATCGACGCCGTCGAGCAAGACCGCGCCGGAGATCGGGTCGAAGAACCGCGGAATCAGGTTGGCCAGCGTACTCTTGCCGCAGCCGTTTGGCCCAACCACGGCGATCGTCTCGCCGAACGCGATCCGCAGCTCGATGTTGTCGAGCACCCGCTGCGTCGGCTGATAGTGAAACGTGACCTGGTCGAACACCAGGTCGCGATGGTGGCGGGCCAGCGGC
This genomic window contains:
- a CDS encoding DUF4214 domain-containing protein → MPAGAEFQVNTYTAGNQYIPRVAMDPAGDSVVTWASFGQDGSGYGVYAQRYNAAGTAEGSEFRVNTHTAANQTFPSVAMDAAGDFVIAWASYNQDGSGYGIYAQRYNAAGAAQGGEFHVSTTTAGDQSFPTVAMDAAGDFVVAWDSDQGGSTYGIYAQRYNAAGAAEGSQFQVNTYNAGNTTFPTIGMDAAGDFVIAWNADGEDGSGYGIYAQRYNAAGTAQGSEFRVNTYTKGDQIYPTVGMDSAGDFVVGWESGGQDGSGYGIYAQRYNAAGAAQGSEFQVNTYTAGDQQQPSLAIDAHGDFLIAWESPQDGSPGSVYAQQYSAAGAPVGGEFKVNTYAAGAQKQPTVALDANGDAVIAWESDGAQDGSGYGIYAQRYTSQPTAVPDTFVLSQSATSNGSGPTSVLANDVPINNQPLTATLVTGTAHGQFTLNSDGSFSYTPNSTFQGSDSFAYQVSEGTRVGNKVADTLLSYNASLVDKLYHQVLHRSAEDAGLTYWTSLLNAGDSLDVVAEGIFNSPERLDPLITQYYEQYLLRGPDPGGLSFWVADWQATGDPANVQVGILDSQEFFNDAGDTNDGFVTLLYQRVLGRAPDAAGLGYWTGLLDSGMLTRSQVAAGFESSAEQHALVVDFLFGEYFLDVTPPDPTPYIDELNAGVTQTQVELNIINSPAYANNPPEPAAGTVGLALYEHVNY
- a CDS encoding PIN domain-containing protein, giving the protein MIPTFSSTGWTTASRPNRQKAQGLIARLVQPPVETVLLWQVAGELLNGLRKWESAGRITSADVEAHFRDAFALLPLKIPTAKMFEAGFDLHARFSLSHWDSMLLAACKEAGVTTLFSEDMDSGTDYDGLTIVNPFV